Proteins from one Cellulosilyticum lentocellum DSM 5427 genomic window:
- a CDS encoding helix-turn-helix transcriptional regulator yields the protein MNLSTIGFNYYLDYTMPISVSYDLADLKLDLANDYYKLIFLDAGMNHIVLNGREFILVGPYMLCLNEKDSINISKTALETFTVVFFKPSVINERFTLNSCNEPECLSITEIQDLFYLDNFKTATPITSKILSLSTVDKLTLQEKLSGINEQLTIQPSSFWPCKTRAYLIETLFFLIKPEENTAYTEASCISTHCSQLVLDTIYYLQTHYDQKITISMLTQTLNTNRTTLLSEFKKYTNISLNRYLMQLRMRIATTLLRDTELPILEICERTGFSDISYFSKAFKKEVNYTPSEYRKLNA from the coding sequence ATGAACTTATCTACTATTGGCTTTAACTATTACTTAGATTATACTATGCCCATAAGTGTATCTTACGACTTAGCAGATCTCAAATTAGACCTAGCTAATGACTATTATAAACTTATATTCTTAGATGCAGGTATGAATCATATTGTGCTTAATGGCCGTGAATTCATTCTAGTAGGTCCTTACATGCTTTGTCTTAATGAGAAAGATTCTATTAATATTTCTAAAACTGCTCTGGAAACGTTTACTGTAGTATTTTTTAAACCCAGCGTTATTAATGAACGTTTTACCTTAAACAGTTGTAATGAGCCTGAATGCTTATCTATTACAGAAATACAGGATCTATTTTACTTAGATAACTTTAAAACGGCTACCCCTATTACCTCTAAAATTCTCTCTTTAAGTACTGTTGACAAACTAACCTTGCAAGAGAAATTATCAGGGATTAATGAGCAACTCACTATTCAACCTTCTTCATTTTGGCCTTGTAAGACTAGAGCCTATCTTATAGAGACTCTATTCTTTTTGATCAAACCAGAAGAAAATACTGCTTATACAGAAGCTAGTTGTATTAGTACTCACTGTTCTCAGTTAGTCCTAGATACTATTTATTATTTGCAAACTCATTATGACCAAAAGATTACTATTTCTATGCTCACTCAAACACTAAACACCAATCGTACAACTTTATTATCAGAGTTTAAGAAGTACACAAACATATCTCTCAATCGCTACCTTATGCAACTTCGTATGAGAATTGCTACTACCTTACTTCGTGATACGGAACTCCCTATTTTAGAAATCTGCGAACGTACAGGTTTTAGTGATATTAGCTATTTTAGTAAAGCTTTTAAGAAAGAAGTTAATTATACCCCTTCTGAATATAGAAAACTAAATGCCTAA
- a CDS encoding MBL fold metallo-hydrolase produces the protein MKKKLSFILLSLTLCLAGCSNTGSASTPASTPAEATASPEASAPANSEEPIESEPALVLPLVENTSGKVQIQTVSGSSTYPYNSYIITSTNGESIVLDPTSMPPKDVVDIKPAAIISTHSHPDHTDSYFTKSNDCPHFTSEVTSLDTTSFKIFTIASSHSGDTIDDFPSNVLTVADVDGLRIVHMGDIGQTTLTDEQLKALGHVDIAFMQFDNSYSDMSLENEKGFKLMEQLQPTIIIPTHYTDDALPIFEQNYGKIQEFDNVLTISKDDLPTNSLNIYRILNNHIYQ, from the coding sequence ATGAAAAAAAAATTAAGTTTTATCTTACTCTCTCTAACACTTTGTTTAGCAGGATGTTCTAATACCGGTTCAGCTTCAACTCCTGCATCTACTCCCGCAGAAGCTACTGCTTCTCCAGAAGCCTCTGCTCCTGCTAACTCTGAAGAACCGATTGAGTCAGAACCTGCCCTTGTTCTTCCATTAGTTGAAAATACCTCTGGTAAAGTACAAATCCAAACGGTGTCTGGTAGTTCTACTTATCCTTATAACTCTTATATTATTACTTCAACTAATGGTGAGTCTATTGTCTTAGACCCTACTTCTATGCCACCTAAAGATGTAGTTGACATCAAACCTGCAGCTATTATTAGCACACACAGCCATCCAGATCATACAGATTCTTATTTTACTAAGAGTAATGATTGCCCTCATTTCACAAGTGAAGTAACTAGCTTAGATACTACATCTTTTAAGATTTTTACCATTGCTTCTTCTCACTCCGGAGATACTATTGACGATTTCCCATCAAATGTTCTTACAGTAGCTGATGTAGATGGTCTTCGTATTGTTCACATGGGTGATATTGGTCAAACAACTCTTACTGATGAACAACTGAAAGCTTTAGGGCATGTAGACATCGCTTTCATGCAGTTTGATAACAGTTATTCTGATATGAGTTTAGAAAATGAAAAGGGCTTTAAGCTTATGGAGCAACTTCAACCGACTATTATTATCCCTACTCACTACACTGATGATGCGTTACCTATTTTCGAGCAAAATTATGGTAAAATCCAGGAATTTGATAATGTACTTACTATTTCTAAAGATGATTTGCCAACCAACTCGCTTAATATATACCGTATTTTAAATAATCATATTTATCAATAA